Below is a window of Gaiellales bacterium DNA.
CACCCTCGGCCTGGGCGCCAACCTCGCGCTGCGCGACGCCGCGCACCTGCTCGACCGGCTCTCCGCCGCCGCCCGCGGCGAGCAGGCCCTCGTCCCGGCCATCGGGGCGTACGAGCAGGACATGCGCGACTACGTCTACCCGTTCATGCGGATGACCATGGAGCACGACAAGCAGTTCGGCGGCGGCGCGCTCGAGGGTCGCTGATGTACGCCCTGCACCACATCGGGTACTGGGTCGACGACCTGGACTCCGCGATGAAGCAGTGGAGCCGGGACCTCGACGTCGGCCCGTTCGACGTCATCGAGCACATCGCGTTCGAGGAGTTCGTGCTCGCTGCCGCCGGCCGGGCCCGCGACGACGTCGTATTCGACCACTCGGCCGCCTTCGCCGCCTGGGGGCCGATCGTGGTCGAGCTTGGCCAGGTCCACGCGATCGACGACCGTCTCGCCGCCACGTACCGCGTCACCCCCGGCACGATCAGCCACGTCTCCTGGGTGGTACCCGACGTGGAGCAGGAGAGCGAGCGGCTGGCCCGGCTCGGCTGCCAGCTGATCAACACCGCCAGGTCCGGCCCGATCACGGTCGCCTGGCACGACGGCGGCCCGCTGTTCCCGCATCCCGTCGAGATCCACCAGCACAACGACGTCATCGCCGGCAT
It encodes the following:
- a CDS encoding VOC family protein, whose translation is MYALHHIGYWVDDLDSAMKQWSRDLDVGPFDVIEHIAFEEFVLAAAGRARDDVVFDHSAAFAAWGPIVVELGQVHAIDDRLAATYRVTPGTISHVSWVVPDVEQESERLARLGCQLINTARSGPITVAWHDGGPLFPHPVEIHQHNDVIAGMHGRLASLRDDSRP